From Malaciobacter mytili LMG 24559:
GAAGAAGATTTAATTGCTTCAATTGGTACTATTGCAAAATCTGGAACAAAATCTTTTGTTGAAGCTTTAACAGGAGATGCAAAAAAAGACTCAAATTTAATTGGACAATTTGGAGTTGGGTTTTATTCAGTATTTATGGTAGCTTCAAATGTGGATGTGATTTCTAAAAAAGCAGGTGAAGAACAAGCTTATAAATGGTCTAGTACAGGTACTGGTGAGTTTGAGATTATCCCTGTTATAAAAGAATCAAATGGTACAGTTATTTATATCAAATTAAAAGATGAAGAAGCGCAAGAGTTTGCTTCTAAATATAGAATTAAAAATATTGTTGGAAAATATTCAAATCATATTGCATATCCAATTTTCTTAAATTATCAAGAAGAAGTAAGTGAAGAGTTAAGTGAAGAGGATAAAAAAGCTGGAAAAGAGCCTGAAAAAAAACTTGAAAAGAAACATGAAAAAATCAATGAAGCAACAGCTTTATGGACTCAGCCAAAAGCAAAATTAAAGCAAGAAGAATACAATGATTTTTATAAATCAATTTCTCATGATAGTCAAGACCCACTTTTAACTATTCATACAAAAGCAGAGGGTGTAAATGAATATACAACTTTATTTTATATTCCTAAAACGGCACCTATGGATATGTATAGAGCTGATTATCAACCAGGTGTTAAATTATATGTTAAAAGAGTATTTATTACTGATGATGAAAAAGAACTTTTACCAACATATTTAAGATTTGTAAGAGGTATTATTGATAGTGAAGACTTACCATTAAATGTAAGTAGAGAAATCTTACAAGAAAATAGAATTTTAGCAAATATCAAACAATCTTCTGTTAAAAAAATCTTAAGTGAAATTAAAAAACTTTCAAAAGATGAAGAGAAATATGAGGAGTTTATCTCTCAATATAATAGACCTTTAAAAGAGGGGGCTTACCAAGATTTTACAAATAAAGAGGCTATTTTAGAGCTTTTAAGATTTAAATCAACAAAAACTGAACTTGGTAAAATGACTTCATTAGAAAGTTATAAACAAAGAGCAGAGAGTGAGCAAAAAGCTATTTATTATATTGTTGGAGAAAATGAAAAAGTATTAAGAAATTCTCCACTATTAGAAAGTTATAAGAAAAATGATATTGAAGTTCTAGTTTGTGATGATAAAGAATTAGATGAGATTATCACTCCTGCACTGCAAGCTTATAAAGAGTGGGAATTTAAAGATATTACTTCTTGTGAACCTCCAAAAGTAGAGCAAAGTGAAGAAGAGAAAAAAGAAGTAGAAGAAAAATTTCAAGATATTACTAAAAAAATTAAAGAAGTTTTAGGTGAAGCTGTAAAAGAGGTAAAAGTTACAAATAGACTTTCTGATTCTGCATCTTGTGTAGTAAAAGATGCAAGTGATGCTCAAATGGCACAAATGATGCAAATGATGAGAGCAATGGGACAAGAGATGCCTGAAAGTGCTCCAATTTTAGAGATAAATCCTGAGCATGAAATTGTTAAAAAATTAAATGGTTGTAAAGATGACTCTTTAGTTGAAGATGTATCATGGGTACTATTAGACCAAGCTAAGTTAAGTGAAGGTATGGAAGTAACTGATGCAGTTTCTTTTGCACAAAGAGTATCAAGAATCACTGCAAAAGCTTTATAAAATAAAAACTATTTGCACGCAATTTTGCGTTGCAAATAGGCTTTTTTACTTAATAAAAACTACTTAGCTTCTTAATTATAAAATAAATTTTACAACACCAATATAGCTTAACTAAAAACATAGTAATTAAATAATAAAATATAATTTATTTTTTATTAGGATTATTTATGAATAAAAACTTTTTTAAAATCTTTTTTCTTATAACATTTTTTCATATTTTTTTATTTGCTTCAAAAGTAGAAACTTCACAAACTCAAATAAATAAACTAAATAGTGAAATAACAAATTTAAAACTTGCAAATGAATATGAAAAAAAGCTAAATGAAGAAAAACTAAAAATCTTCTTTTCTAAAATAATAGAAAAAGAAAATGAAATAAAAGAGTTAAAAAAAGAGTTTAAAGAACTAGAAGATAAGTTTAATAAAAATAATATAGATAAAGAAAAAATACAAAAAGATTTTGAAAATAATAAGATAATAATAGATAGACAAGATAAAAGAGTAGAAGATTTACATTCAGATATTAATTTTTGGGGTGTAGTATTTACATTAGTTGGGACATTAACTGCAATTATTGTAATTGCTTTTACTTTAAGATTTGGCTCAATTGCTACAAATGAGGCAAAAGAAGAACTGCAAAAATGGATAGATGAAAAAGCTGATAAAGAGTTTCAGCCTAAAGTGGATAAATATTTAATGCAATTAGAAAAAGAAACAAAAGAGTTATTATTAAAAATAAAAGCTAATGTAAATAATAAAATAGATTCTTTTATTTCAGGTTTTGTAAATAATAAATTAAATAATGTTGAGTTAAATTATGAAAAATTATTTAATTATATAATGGAAGAATATAATAAAGGTAATATCAAAGAAGCTTTTAAATATATAGAAAAAACTATAAGTATTAGTAAAAATGATGATGAATTATCAAAATCTCTATTTATTAAAGCCGAAATTCTAAAAAAATTAAATCAAAAAGAAGAAGCCCTTAATATTTATGATAAGTTAATTGAAAACTTTAGTACTTCAAAAAATAAAAATGTTTTAAATCAAGTTAAAAATGCTTTAATTAATAAAGCTTATGAGTTAAGTTTAATAGATAAAAGTGAAGATACATTAAAAATATATGATGAATTATTAAATAATTTTAGTGAATTACTTAATTTAGAAGAAAAAGCATTTATATTAATCAATAAAGGATATTTATTTACTTTAAGTGCAGAAACTAACAAATCTTTAGAATGTTATGAAAAAGTTATATTAGACTTTTCTAATATAAAAAATGATTTTACTATTGTTTCTTATGTTATTTATTCTTCTGTAAATAAAGCAAATATTTTATGGGATATAGATAAAAACTCTTCTCTTGAAATTTATAATAATTTAATAGAAAACTATAAAACTTCGTCTAATATATTAATTCAAAGGCAGTTAATAAATGCTTATTTAAATAAAGCTTTTAATATAGGTAAAGAAGATAAAAAAAGAGCCATTGAATTATATAATGAAGCAATTGAAAAATATAAAGAAACTAATGATGAAGTTTTAATATCAAGATTATTTAGTGGATATATAAATAAAGCTATTTATCTTGTTGATTATGATAAAGAAAAAGCCATTGAATTATATGATGAAGTAATTGAAAAAAGTAAAGATTTTAAAAATATTGAAATTATTGAACAAAAATTAAATGCACTTATTAATAAAATAACTTTAATAACTAATAAAGAAAAAGCTATTGAATTATATGATAGCTTAATTAATGAATATAAAGAATTTAATGATATTCGAATATCTTATATTGTTAATGTAGCTTATATAAATAAGGCTTCCTTCCTTGAAAATCAAAATGCAATTTTATGTTATGATGAAGTAATAAAAAGATTTAATAATTCAAATAATTTAAAAATTAAAGAACAATTTATTAAAGCTAATATCTATAAAGCAATGGTTTTACATAATTTAAAAGAATCTTATAATGCAAAGGATATATATTCAAATATAATAGATGTTTTTAAAGACTCTAAAGAAAGCGCAATTTTAAATAATGTTTTACTTGCTTTAATAAATAAAATTGAATTAAATATTATATTAAATCAAGAAAATTTACTAGAAGATATAGATTTATTTAAAGACTTAGTAAATGAAAATAAAGAAAAACTAATACAACTTGAAATGCTTCAAATTCTTGAAAAAGCTAAAATAATAACTCAAGATAATGAAGTAAAACAATGGCAAGAAAAATATAAAGATATTTCTCTTAATAATTGGAGTTTTAAGGAACTTGATATTTGGGTGGAATCTTTAGAAGAAGAGCCAAAACAAAGGCTTAAAAAATATTTAACTATTTTTAAAGATCATAAATAAAAAATCTTTTAACTATAAAAAAATATTCATAATACTTTTATCTTTTCTAGATATAATGCTTAGTAATATCTTTTGGTATTACAAATAATTATATGTAATATTAAGGATAGTCATATGGAAATAAATTTTATTATTGCTTTGGCAGTGATAGTTTTATGGTCTTCTTTGGTTCATGGAAGTATTGGTTTTGGTTTTGGGATGATTTCTACGCCCTTAGTTGCTCTTTTTACTGATATTCAAACTACAATAACATATATGTTAATTCCCACAATGGTTGTAAATATAGTAAGTATTTTAAGTGAAGGTAAATTTTTTGAAGCTTTAAAAAAGTTTTGGTTTATTATTTTGCTTATGGTAATTGGAAGTGCTTTAGGTACTATATTGCTTGTTTATACAAATTCTGAGTATTTTAAGCTTTTACTTGCTTTTATAATTTTTGTATATCTTTTACAATCAGTAGTAAATATAAAAGCAACATTTGTTTCAAAGTATCCAAAGAGTTCCACTTATGGTTTAGGCTTATTTGGAGGAGTTTTATCTGGACTTACAAATATAGTAGCTCCTTTAATGATAATGTACACTTTAGAATTAAAATACTCTAAAAAAGATACAATACAACTATCAAATTTATGTTTTTTATTTACAAAAATAGGACAATTAACAGTTTTTTTATACTTTGGAACTTTTACTTTACAAGCCTTTGAGATTTCAATATTTAGTGTGCTTGTGGTTTTTTTAGGTATGTTTTTAGGAATAAAAATAAAAAAAGGTATTGATGCTAAATTTTATGCAAAAATATTAAAGATTTTACTATTTATTATAGCTTCAACTTTAGTTATACAAACTTTACATTTTTAAAAGGTAATTTATGGATTCAAATTTACTAAAAGTATTTATTAGTGTTGCAAATACTAAAAGTATCTCTTTAGGAGCAAAAGAGTTAAATTTTACTCAATCAAATGTTACATTAAGGATAAAACAGCTTGAAAAAAGTTTAGGATATGAGCTATTTTATAGAACAAATAGGGGAGTTGTTTTAACTTTAGAGGGAGAAAAACTTTACCCTTATGCTGTTGATATTGTAAAAAAAGTTGAAGAAGCAACGTTAAAAATGAGAAATATTAATTATCAAGAGTTATTAAAAGTTGGCTCAACACAATCAAATACCACAATAAGATTAAGCAAGTTTCTAAAAAAATTAAATAATGACTTTAAAGATATGAAATTAGAGTTTGTTGTTGATAGTAGTTTAAATCTAATAGAGCAATTACTTAATTATAAACTTGATATTGCTTTTGTAAATGGCAATCCAAATCATAAAGATTTAGAAATTTTAAATATTTTTAAAGAAGATATAGTTTTAGTTGAACCAAAAGATAAAATTGCTTTAAATACTATTTTTGCATATAAAAATGGATGTTTAAATAGAATTTTTTTAGAAAAATATCTAAGTGAAAGTAGTGAAACTTTATATAAAAGCGTAAATTTAGAAAATTATGAACTAATTTTATCTTGTGTGGAAGCTGGATATGGAGTTGCACTATTTTCAAGGGAAATAATTGAAAAGTTTGGATATATAAATAGATTAAAAGTTACAAAAATGGATTTTAAATTAGATACTCATCTTATTTGCAAAAAGGATTTTATTCCAATGATTGAAGAGTATTTAAGAAAAATAAAATTATAAAATATTCAATTTTTAACTTAAAATATAGTTTATAATTAAAATAATTACCAAAAATTAAGATTCTCTATTATATTTTTATACTTTGAAAAAATATTATTATTTTTTAGGAGTAAAATTGAGTCAATTAGAGTTTAAAAAATTATATAATGAATTTACAATAAGATTTCAAAATAAAGAGTATAAAGAAGCTTTAGAATTAACTTATGATTTATTAGATATAGCACAAGATATAGAACTTGAAGTAGCTTATACTTTAATGGCAAAAGCTAGAGTTTTAACTGCTTTAAATAGATTAAAAGAAGCTACAGATACTTATGATGAAGTAATAGAAAAGTTTGATAATACAACTGATGTTTTAATTTTAAATCTTCTTGCTTATGCGTATTATAATAAAGCTTTAATATATGCAAAAGAAAAAGAGTATAAAAAAGAGTTAGCTACTTATGATAAATTACTTGAAAAGTTTATTGAAGATACTTCTTTAGAACTTGAAATAGTTTTAGTTAAAACATATCTAAATAAAGCAATTTGTCTTAAAGAGTTAAAAGATACAAATGAAGTGATTTTAGTATATAAAGAGATGATTGGCAACTTTGAACACTCAACAAATGAAGAGGTCTTATCTGATGTTGCTATAGCTTTATTTAATATAGGATTACTTTACTCAAAAGAAGAAAAAAATAAAGATGCTATAAAAGTATATAATGAACTAATAAATAAATTTAAAACAACTAAAAATAAAAATACTTTAGAACTTGTTGTAAAAGCTATGGTAAATAAAGCAGCAAGATATAAAGAGTTATTAAAGTATAAAGAAGCTTTAAAAGTTTATGATGAAGTTATAAAAAAATATGAAAAAAATAAGGAAGAAAAAATCTTAATCCAAGTGGCTCTTTCTTTGCATAATAAAGCAATTTTACTTGGTGAAATGGCAAATGAAGAACAATTGCAAGAAGTTTGTGATGAAATTATAGAAAAATTCTCAAATAGTAAAGATGAAATAATTAGTAATATAGTATTAACTGCACAAGTTATTAAAGATAAAGAAAAATTTAATAACTCTTTTTAATATTTGGAAAAAATAAAAAGCTCAATAGTTATAATTTATTGCAATTTTCTAGAAATATTAGTATTTAATTGCTATAATCTTTTTAATTTATAGAAGAGAGAATATAAATGAAAAAAAAATTTATAACAACTTTACTTTTAACTTGTGGTTTAATTACAAGTTTAAATGCTCAAAGACTTACTTTTAAAGCTGCAAAATCTTCATCTTCTTACTATCAAATGGCAGTTCAAATTGGCGAAAATGTTAGTAAAAACTCAAATCTTAGTTTAACGATTGAAGAGAGTCAAGGATCAGTTCAAAATGTAAAAGAAGTTAGAAAAAGAAGTGGCAATTATGTTTTTACAACGCCACCTGTTTTAATAGAACTTGCAAAATCAAAAAAAGCAATGTTTAAAAATGACAATCCAGCTGATTATGAAAAAATTAGAGCACTTTTTCCTATTCCTTATCTTACTATGCATGTGGTTGTAAGAGCTGATTCAAATATAAATAGTTTTAAAGATCTAAAAGGTAAATCATTACTTATTGGAAAAGGAACATATGGAGCAAATGAAGCTAAAAAATATATAGAAGCATTTGGGTTAAAGGGTGATGTAAAACTTATTGGTGCTGAGTTATCAGGTGCAGTTTCTGCACTTAAAAATGCTCAAATAGATGGTTTTGCAACTTCTGGGTCTTATCCTGCACCAAATGTAATTGAAGCTGCTGCTAGTATAAAGATTAAACTATTAAGTATGAGTGATGAAGAAATTGCAAAAACAAAAAGGGATAAGATAATAATCCCAGCAGGTACTTATGCTGGTCTTAAAGAAGATATAACAACAACTACCTTACCTGTTGGAGTTTATACAACTACACAAATGAGTGAAGAGACAGCTTATGAACTTACAAAGGCTTTTTGGGAATCTAAAGAAAATTTAGAAAAACAAAATATTTGGTGGAAAGCAATTACAGTTAATAATCTTAAAATGTTTAAAACAAAGCTGCATAAAGGTGCTTTAAAATATTATAATGAAGTAAATACAACTATTCCAATAAGCTTAAAATAATGACAAAAGAAATATTTAAACTACTATCAGCTAAATATCTGATAGTAGCCACTTTAGCTATTATTACTGTGGGGTTTCATATATATTTAATTTTTACAGGACTTATGCCAAATTTAGTAAGTAGACCTATTCATTTACTTTTGGTTTTACCTTGGATTTTTTTACTTACTCAAGATGAAAATATATCAAAATTTACTAAGTATCTAGGGTATATTTTACTAGCTTGTGCTATGTTTTCATCATACTATATTATAGTAAATCATATTGATTTAGAAGAACAATATGGTTCTTTAGAAGGAACTTTACAATATTTTGTAGCTATTAGCTTACTTTTAGCAGTACTAGAAATGGCAAGACGAGCTATAAAATTAGCTCTTCCCCTAACAGCTATAATTGCACTTGCTTATGGTCTTTTTGGTCATTATATTCCTGGTGATTTTGGTCATCAAGAGATACCTTTAGATAGTTTTTTAGGAACTTTAGTTATTGCTGAGGGGGGAATATATGGAAGCTTAACAGGAATTTCCGTAAATGTGGTTGCAGTATTTGTAATTCTTGGAGCTTTTGTAGGAGTAGGTGAGGGTGGCAATGCTTTTATGTCTTTATCCACAAAGATAGCTGGAAGATTAAGAGGAGGTGCAGCAAAAGTATCTGTTTTAGCTTCTGCATTTTTTGGTTCTATTTCTGGTTCTGCTTCTGCAAATGTGGCTTCAACAGGAGCTTTTACTATTCCTACAATGAAAAGGTTAAATTATCCTGCTAGTTTAGCTGCTGCAAGTGAAGCTGTTGCTAGTACAGGAGGTCAAATAATGCCTCCTCTTATGGGAGCTGGTGCATTTATTATGGCAGAACTTTTAGGTGTTCAATACTCTTTTATTATGAGTTCAGCAATTTTCCCTGCATTATTGTTTTTCTTTACGGTTTGGATAGGTATAGATGTTTTTGCTAAAAAATATAATCTAATATCAATAAGCAATAATGATATTCCAAAAATAAATTTAGTTTTAAAGCTTAGTCCTTTTTTTATATTGCCTTTTGGTGTACTTTTATATGCTTTAATCATTATAAAAAAAACTCCTCAATTTTCAGCTGCTTTAGCTATTTTTATTTCAATTTCTCTTCTTTTAGTAAATAAAGATTGGCAGTTTAGTTTTAAAGAGTTTATATTTAAGTTTTTAGATGGATGTATTAGTGCTTCAAAACAAATAGCAACAATTGCTTCTGTTATTATTTGTGCTGGGATTATTATTGGAGTTTTAAATATAACAGGAGTAGGGGTAAAAATAACTTCAGCAATTTTATATTTATCAAATGGAGAGTTATTTACAGCTTTACTTTTAACTGCATTTGCTTGCCTAATTTTGGGAATGGAAGTACCAACAACAGCAGCATATATTATTTGTGTTTCAATTGCTGGTCCAATATTACAAGAGTATGGGCTATCAGCTATTCAAGCTCATTTATTTATTTTCTGGTTTGCTCTTTTATCAACAATTACTCCACCTGTTTGTGGAACAGTATTTATTGCTTCTGGAATAGCACAGGTAAATTGGCTTAAAGTAGCTATTAAATCCATGAAATTAGGCTTAGGTTTATATTTAATTCCTTTATCTTTTATAGTAAATCCATATTTAATAAAACCTGATACTCATTTTACTTTAGCTTTTATTTCTTTTATAAAAATAGGACTTGGATTATGGTTTATATCAAATGCTTTAGTAAACGATAAACTAAAATTAATATATAGAATTTTACTTAGTTTATTTGGTTTAATAATTGTTTTTTTCCCTTTATAATAAATTTATAGTTTATTTATAAAAGATTAAGCTTAACTTGTTATATTTTCTTTTTTAAAAATGGAGAAATATAATATGGAAAAAATTATTTTAAGAGAAGCAACAATAAATGATTCTCAAACAATCTTTAATTTTGTAAAAGAATTAGCAATTTATGAAAAAGCAGAACATGAAGTTAAAACAAGTGTAAAGCAAGTTGAAGAGTCAGTATTTGGAAAAGATTCAGTTACTTATGCAATTATTTGTGAATTAGATAATAAACCAATTGGAATGGCATTATATTTTTTTAATTACTCTACTTGGTTAGGAAGAAATGGAATTTATTTAGAAGATTTATATGTTAGTCCACAATATAGAGGAGTAGGGGCAGGAAAAGCATTACTAAAAAAACTTGCTCAAATTGCAGTTGAGAAAAAATGTGGAAGAATAGATTGGCAAGTTTTAGACTGGAATAAGCCTTCTATTGATTTTTATGATAGTATTGGCGCAAAAGGTTTAACTGAATGGATTCCTTATAGATTAACAGGAGAAGCCTTAGAAGAGTTTGCTAGAAGTTAATTATTTTCTTCTAGCTGTATTAGTGACTGCATTATTGCAGTTGCTACTTCATCAGTAATTATTTCACCCCACTTTTCAAGTTGTTTGCTATGATTACTTTGGCATATTTCAATCATCGTTCTATTAAAGAAAAACCCATCATTTATATCATTAATAATTGGTTCAATCTCAATTTTTGATTCTTTTACTGCTTGAAGATTTTCATTAATAAAGTTTTGAGTTGCATCCATAGCTGCTTGTTTTCTTAATTCATCTTCAAAAAGTTCTTCGCCATTATCTAAAGTTTGTAAATCTTTTAATAATTCATAAATCGAACCTAAAGCATATTGAAATTCAATTTGAGTTGAAGCATTATTATTTTTTGTGATGTTTATAAGCTTACCTATTGAGATTTGATAGTACATATCGTACTTTGCAAGATTTTCTATAATATTATTTTTTGAAAAGTGTCTTTCTAAATTCATAGTGTTTCCTCTTATTTTAACTTTTAAGTATATCTAAACTTAACCCAAAATTATATAATTTCTTTCATTTTGTAATATAATCCAAATCTTAAAAAAAATTATTGTATTATTCCCAAATAAAAAAATAGAGGTGATTTTATGCTTGAAATTTTAACTTTTTTAGTTATTTTTTTCTTAATTTTATCCGGACTTTATTATAATGAAAGAGCAAAAGAGAAAGATAAAATGCCATTTAATATAAGAAAAAAAATCAAACTTTAGTCATAAAAATGACACACTACTAAAATTTAACAGAAAAACCATAAAAAAGACTCAAATACCTTGAAAAATATAATTTAATATGTTAAAGTACAATTCTTAATATTAAATAAAAGGTAGAGATTATGGGTTTTTTTAAAAATCTTTTAAAATCAATTGCAAAGGTATCAAGACCAATTGTTTCTATGGAAGCAAATCAATTGAATTTTAAGATAAATTCAGACTTTTTTTATACCTATAATCTTGAAAATTTTGATATAAAAACAAGACATGACCCTTATACGGTAGATGCTTTTACTATTAAAACAGATAAGTTTTATATGGAGTATATTAAAGTAGATGATGATACTACATGGCAAGGCCAAGCATTAAGTTTATATGAGGGATTTTTAGTAGAACAGTTAAAACTTAAAAAATTAGAAACTCTTGAAGAAATAGAATATGAACACTATACTTTTAAAATATATAAAGTAGATGACTTTGCAATACTGCATATGATTTATATTTGGGAAATAAATAAAGATGTATTTATTTTAGATTTCGATAGTGAACTATTTAAAACTTTAATTACAAATTTAGATAAAAACTATATTTATAAATATGAAAACTATTCAAAACTTAGTGTTGATTTTGATAGTAGTATTGTTAAACTAAATGCTTTTAAAGACTATTTTAATTTAACGATGTAAAATGAAAAAGTTTATACTTATTATAATTGCATTTTTTTTAGCTGCTTGTAATGATATAGAAGATAATTCTAGTTTTTCTTATAAACAAAATAATATAAAGTTTAAAGTTGATTCAAAAGAAATTTTATCTTTTAGTTTAAATAACTTTATTTATGAACCAAGAGCAAATCAATATTTACAAGAAGGATATACTTTAAAAGTACAAGATAATGAGTTTGATTTTTTCTTAGAGTATATTCATCTTTCAACTCAAAGTAAATGGAATGGACAAGCAAGAAGCTTTTATGAAGATTTTTTTAAAGAAAAACTAAAATTAAAAAGTTTTAAACTTCTAAATAGATTTGAAGAAAAAAATTATGAATTTTCAACTTATTTAGTAAATGAAGATAAAATTATACAACTAATATATATTTGGGATGTTTATAAAGATACATTTATTTTTGATAAAAATGGAAAACTATTTAATAGTTTAGCAACTAAATTAAATAAACAGTACAAAGATAGTTTTAAAGAGTATAAAAGAGCTACTTTAGAGTTTCCATACTCTTTAATTGTTCAAAATAGAGTTAATTCATATTTTAATAAAAATTAATTTATCCAAAAATCTTTTTTAGTAAAGAAGTTGTTTGTTCAACAGGATTTTCTCTAATTGATTTTTCTTTTTCTTCAATCATTTTAAATAGTCCATCTATAGCTTTAGTTGTAATATATTCATCTAAAGTTTTTGTATCATTTGGAAGATAAGAATCAAGATTAAAGTTTTTTGCTAAATTCATTATTTGAGTATTTTGTATATACTCTTTTGCATTTGTTTGATAAAAACTATTAAAAGTATCATAATATGTAGCTACTTGATTTGATTTTATTGACTCTTTTACAATAGGAGTAATACTCTTTTTTAACTCTTCATAACTACTTGTTTTAAAGTAACTTGTTAAGGCATTTTCTTTACCTGCAACTATATTTTTAGCATCATTAATTGTTAGATTATTTATACTTTTTAAAAAAATATCAGTTGTTTTTATTGCTGCATTTGAAGCTGCATCATTCATTGATTTAATTAAATCATCAACAATTTTATCTCCTCCTGCTTTTCTAATAATTCCCTCAGCTTTATCTAAATTATTTGGAAGAGGAATTTTTACTAAAGCATTATTTAAATAACCATCTTTTTGAGATAGAGTTTTTGTTGAATAATTAACTGCTATTTCTAAAGCTTGTTTTAATCCACTAATCATAGTTGATTCACTTAAGTTTTGTTCTTGATTTTCTACTGTTTTTGTATCTTTTGAAGTAGTTATTTCATCAATAACACCCTTTGCTAAATCTTGCCATGAAGCATTTGCAAGTGAAGAAAATAGGAGTATTGAAGCAATTGAAAGTTTTATTTTCATCTTTATTCCTTTGATAATATTTATGATTATATAAGATTTTTGTCTATTTTTAGATAATTTGATATAATTATGCAATTTTTTTAAAGGATTTATTATAGATATAATCAATCAAGTAACAGATTTTTTTCATCAATTTAAAAATAAAATTGTACAAACAGATGAAATTGTAACAGAGCATCAAGAAGCAATAAAAGAGTATGCTACTATTTTAAAAGAAGATTCTTTATTTGAAGAGTATTATGAAAACTATCTAACAATTTTAGGATATGCTTATAGATTAGAGCATATAAATGATAGACTTTTTTACACTTTTCAAGAAGCTGTTTATGCTATTGATTTAGCAAAACAGTTAAAAGATCATAATGGTATAGAGTTAAACTCTTTTGTTTATATATTAGTTATAAATACTTTTATAGAGGAGTATTTTGGGAACTTATTAAATGAACAAGAGAAACAAAAAGCTATAGATACTTATAAAAAAATCGAAGAAAAAAGAACAAAAGAAGCT
This genomic window contains:
- the htpG gene encoding molecular chaperone HtpG, with product MAKHQFQTEVGQLLHLMTHSLYSNKEIFIRELVSNASDAIDKLNYLKLTDEKMKASLPEDWKGEINISFDEKDKSLTIVDNGIGMNEEDLIASIGTIAKSGTKSFVEALTGDAKKDSNLIGQFGVGFYSVFMVASNVDVISKKAGEEQAYKWSSTGTGEFEIIPVIKESNGTVIYIKLKDEEAQEFASKYRIKNIVGKYSNHIAYPIFLNYQEEVSEELSEEDKKAGKEPEKKLEKKHEKINEATALWTQPKAKLKQEEYNDFYKSISHDSQDPLLTIHTKAEGVNEYTTLFYIPKTAPMDMYRADYQPGVKLYVKRVFITDDEKELLPTYLRFVRGIIDSEDLPLNVSREILQENRILANIKQSSVKKILSEIKKLSKDEEKYEEFISQYNRPLKEGAYQDFTNKEAILELLRFKSTKTELGKMTSLESYKQRAESEQKAIYYIVGENEKVLRNSPLLESYKKNDIEVLVCDDKELDEIITPALQAYKEWEFKDITSCEPPKVEQSEEEKKEVEEKFQDITKKIKEVLGEAVKEVKVTNRLSDSASCVVKDASDAQMAQMMQMMRAMGQEMPESAPILEINPEHEIVKKLNGCKDDSLVEDVSWVLLDQAKLSEGMEVTDAVSFAQRVSRITAKAL
- a CDS encoding sulfite exporter TauE/SafE family protein, producing MEINFIIALAVIVLWSSLVHGSIGFGFGMISTPLVALFTDIQTTITYMLIPTMVVNIVSILSEGKFFEALKKFWFIILLMVIGSALGTILLVYTNSEYFKLLLAFIIFVYLLQSVVNIKATFVSKYPKSSTYGLGLFGGVLSGLTNIVAPLMIMYTLELKYSKKDTIQLSNLCFLFTKIGQLTVFLYFGTFTLQAFEISIFSVLVVFLGMFLGIKIKKGIDAKFYAKILKILLFIIASTLVIQTLHF
- a CDS encoding tetratricopeptide repeat protein; amino-acid sequence: MNKNFFKIFFLITFFHIFLFASKVETSQTQINKLNSEITNLKLANEYEKKLNEEKLKIFFSKIIEKENEIKELKKEFKELEDKFNKNNIDKEKIQKDFENNKIIIDRQDKRVEDLHSDINFWGVVFTLVGTLTAIIVIAFTLRFGSIATNEAKEELQKWIDEKADKEFQPKVDKYLMQLEKETKELLLKIKANVNNKIDSFISGFVNNKLNNVELNYEKLFNYIMEEYNKGNIKEAFKYIEKTISISKNDDELSKSLFIKAEILKKLNQKEEALNIYDKLIENFSTSKNKNVLNQVKNALINKAYELSLIDKSEDTLKIYDELLNNFSELLNLEEKAFILINKGYLFTLSAETNKSLECYEKVILDFSNIKNDFTIVSYVIYSSVNKANILWDIDKNSSLEIYNNLIENYKTSSNILIQRQLINAYLNKAFNIGKEDKKRAIELYNEAIEKYKETNDEVLISRLFSGYINKAIYLVDYDKEKAIELYDEVIEKSKDFKNIEIIEQKLNALINKITLITNKEKAIELYDSLINEYKEFNDIRISYIVNVAYINKASFLENQNAILCYDEVIKRFNNSNNLKIKEQFIKANIYKAMVLHNLKESYNAKDIYSNIIDVFKDSKESAILNNVLLALINKIELNIILNQENLLEDIDLFKDLVNENKEKLIQLEMLQILEKAKIITQDNEVKQWQEKYKDISLNNWSFKELDIWVESLEEEPKQRLKKYLTIFKDHK
- a CDS encoding tetratricopeptide repeat protein; translated protein: MSQLEFKKLYNEFTIRFQNKEYKEALELTYDLLDIAQDIELEVAYTLMAKARVLTALNRLKEATDTYDEVIEKFDNTTDVLILNLLAYAYYNKALIYAKEKEYKKELATYDKLLEKFIEDTSLELEIVLVKTYLNKAICLKELKDTNEVILVYKEMIGNFEHSTNEEVLSDVAIALFNIGLLYSKEEKNKDAIKVYNELINKFKTTKNKNTLELVVKAMVNKAARYKELLKYKEALKVYDEVIKKYEKNKEEKILIQVALSLHNKAILLGEMANEEQLQEVCDEIIEKFSNSKDEIISNIVLTAQVIKDKEKFNNSF
- a CDS encoding LysR family transcriptional regulator, translated to MDSNLLKVFISVANTKSISLGAKELNFTQSNVTLRIKQLEKSLGYELFYRTNRGVVLTLEGEKLYPYAVDIVKKVEEATLKMRNINYQELLKVGSTQSNTTIRLSKFLKKLNNDFKDMKLEFVVDSSLNLIEQLLNYKLDIAFVNGNPNHKDLEILNIFKEDIVLVEPKDKIALNTIFAYKNGCLNRIFLEKYLSESSETLYKSVNLENYELILSCVEAGYGVALFSREIIEKFGYINRLKVTKMDFKLDTHLICKKDFIPMIEEYLRKIKL